CATGATCACGCGATGGCATCCTCCGCGAACCGGCTCGACCGGTATCCCGTCGACGAGCACGGCAACCTGGAGCACTACCCGAGCAGCGTCCGCAGCCGGCTCTGGTCGGCGGGCAACGAGCCGTTCGCGGCCGAACTCACGTTCGTGGACGGCCGGCGGGGGCGCTCCGCGGCGGTGTTCGAGTGGCGCGACGCGGGCGGACGGGTGTACCCGATGTTCATGACGGATCTGCTCGACGTCCTCCATCACAAGGCGGTGGACCGGGGCGTTGTGCGCGGCGTCTGGCAGGTGCGCAAGCGCGGCCAGAACTACGGGCTGGCCCTGGCTCCGGCAGAGCTGCCCGGCTGAGCTGCCCGGCACTCGGGAAAGCGGACGAATCGCCTGCATATCGCGTTGCGGCAGGCGAGGATCAGCTCATGACGGTGACAGAGCGACCGGGCGCCGGGCACACCGCCGGTGTGACGCACCTCCGTGACGACGATCTGAGCAGGCTCGACGCCTGGTGGCGGGCGGCCAACTATCTGACCGTGGGCCAGATCTACCTGATGGGCAACCCGCTGCTGCGCGAGCCGCTGCAGCCCGAGCACATCAAACCGCGGCTGCTCGGCCACTGGGGCACCAGCCCCGGCCTCAACATGCTGTGGGCCCACCTCAACCGCACCATCACCAACCGCGACCTCAACGCCATGTTCATCTGCGGACCCGGGCACGGCGGCCCGGCGATCGTCGCGAACACCTGGCTGGAGGGCACCTACAGCGAGCTGTACCCGAGCGTGGACCGCAGCGAGGCGGGCATGGGGCGGCTGTTCCGGCAGTTCTCGTTCCCGGGCGGCATCCCCAGCCACGTGGCGGCCGAGGTGCCCGGCTCCATCCACGAGGGCGGCGAGCTGGGCTACTCGCTGATGCACGCCTACGGCGCGGCGCTGGACAACCCCGGGTTGGTGGTGGCCTGCGTGATCGGCGACGGGGAGGCCGAGACCGGCCCGCTGGCGTGCAGCTGGCTGGCGAACACGTTCCTCAGCCCGGTGACCGACGGCGTGGTGCTGCCGATCCTGCACCTCAACGGCTACAAGATCGCCAACCCGACGGTGCTGGCCCGGATCCCCGAGCACGACCTGATGGCGATGATGCACGGCTTCGGGTACCGGCCGATCCTGGTCTCCGGGCACGACCCGGTGCGGGTGCACCACGAGCTGGCGTACGCCCTGGACAGCGCGCTCGACGAGATCGCCGGCATCCAGGCCCGCGCCCGGCAGGGCGCCGACGGGCAGCGGCCGCGCTGGCCGATGATCATCCTGCGTACGCCGAAGGGCTGGACCGGCCCCCGCATCGTCGACGGCGTGCCGGTCGAGGGCACGTTCCGGGCGCACCAGGTGCCGCTGGCCACGGTACGCGACAACCCGGAGCACCTGGCGCAGTTGGAGCAGTGGCTGCGCTCGTACCGGCCGGAGGAGCTGTTCGACGCGACCGGCGCGCCGATGGGCTTCCTCGCGCCGCTGGCCCCGCGCGCGGCCCGGCGGATGAGCGCCAACCCGCACACCAACGGCGGCCTGCTGCTGCGCGACCTGGTCCTGCCCGACATCCGGGCGTACGCGGTCGACGTGCCCGCGCCGGGCACGCCCCCGGCCGAGGCGACCCGGGCACTGGGGGTGTGGCTGCGCGACGTGATCCGGGCCAATCCGGACCGGTTCCGGCTGTTCGGGCCGGACGAGGTCAACTCCAACCGGCTCAACGCCGTGTTCGAGGTGACCGACCGCGAGTTCGACGCGCAGATCTACGAGGGCGACGACCACCTGGCGCAGTCCGGCCGGGTCATCGAGGTGCTGTCGGAGCACCTGTGCCAGGGCCTGCTGGAGGGCTACCTGCTCACCGGCCGGCACGGCCTGCTCACCAGCTACGAGGCGTTCATCCACGTGGTCGACTCGATGGTCAACCAGCACGCGAAGTGGCTCAAGGTGACCCGGGGCATCGAGTGGCGCCGCCCCATCGCGTCGCTGACCTACCTGCTGTCCAGCCACGTGTGGCGGCAGGACCACAACGGCTTCTCGCACCAGGACCCCGGCTTCATCGACCACGTGGTGAACAAGAAGGCCGAGGTGTGCCGGATCTACCTGCCGCCGGACACCAACACGCTGCTGTCGACCATGGACCACTGCCTGCGCAGCCGCAACTACATCAACGTGGTGGTGGCGGGCAAGCAGCCGCAGCCGTCCTGGCTGAGCATGACCGAGGCGGCCCTGCACTGCCGCCGCGGCCTGGGCATCTGGAACTGGGCCAGCAACGACGCGGGCGGGGTGCCGGACGTGGTGCTGGCCTGCGCCGGGGACGTGCCCACGCTGGAGACGCTGGCCGCCGTCGACCTGCTTCAGCGCTACCTGCCCGAGCTGCGGGTGCGGGTGGTCAACGTGGTGGACCTGATGCGGCTGCAGCCGGAGAGCGAGCACCCGCACGGCCTGCCCGACGCCCAGTTCGACGCGATCTTCACGGTCGACCGGCCGGTGGTGTTCGCCTACCACGGCTATCCGACCCTGATCCACCGGCTCACCTACCGCCGTACCAACCACGGCAACATCCACGTGCGCGGGTACAAGGAGGAGGGCACCACGACCACGCCGTTCGACATGGTGATGCT
The Catellatospora sp. IY07-71 DNA segment above includes these coding regions:
- a CDS encoding phosphoketolase, translated to MTVTERPGAGHTAGVTHLRDDDLSRLDAWWRAANYLTVGQIYLMGNPLLREPLQPEHIKPRLLGHWGTSPGLNMLWAHLNRTITNRDLNAMFICGPGHGGPAIVANTWLEGTYSELYPSVDRSEAGMGRLFRQFSFPGGIPSHVAAEVPGSIHEGGELGYSLMHAYGAALDNPGLVVACVIGDGEAETGPLACSWLANTFLSPVTDGVVLPILHLNGYKIANPTVLARIPEHDLMAMMHGFGYRPILVSGHDPVRVHHELAYALDSALDEIAGIQARARQGADGQRPRWPMIILRTPKGWTGPRIVDGVPVEGTFRAHQVPLATVRDNPEHLAQLEQWLRSYRPEELFDATGAPMGFLAPLAPRAARRMSANPHTNGGLLLRDLVLPDIRAYAVDVPAPGTPPAEATRALGVWLRDVIRANPDRFRLFGPDEVNSNRLNAVFEVTDREFDAQIYEGDDHLAQSGRVIEVLSEHLCQGLLEGYLLTGRHGLLTSYEAFIHVVDSMVNQHAKWLKVTRGIEWRRPIASLTYLLSSHVWRQDHNGFSHQDPGFIDHVVNKKAEVCRIYLPPDTNTLLSTMDHCLRSRNYINVVVAGKQPQPSWLSMTEAALHCRRGLGIWNWASNDAGGVPDVVLACAGDVPTLETLAAVDLLQRYLPELRVRVVNVVDLMRLQPESEHPHGLPDAQFDAIFTVDRPVVFAYHGYPTLIHRLTYRRTNHGNIHVRGYKEEGTTTTPFDMVMLNDLDRYRLVIDVIDRVPGLGVSAAGLRQYMTDARQRARDHTRAYGQDAPDITDWTWPGRR